Proteins encoded within one genomic window of Candidatus Hepatoplasma crinochetorum Av:
- the rpsI gene encoding 30S ribosomal protein S9 — MYQTVGKRKSSVARITMEKGTGKIIVNKKDIKDYFSQDTLVNEIKQGLIITDTEKDFDIVAKVSGGGFSGQAGALKHAIVKSLLLVSDDYRKPLKQAKLISRDSRVKERKKYGLKGARRAPQFSKR; from the coding sequence ATGTATCAAACAGTTGGAAAAAGAAAAAGTTCAGTTGCAAGAATAACTATGGAAAAAGGAACTGGGAAAATTATTGTAAACAAAAAAGATATTAAAGATTATTTTTCTCAAGATACTTTAGTAAATGAAATTAAGCAAGGCTTAATAATAACTGATACTGAAAAAGATTTTGATATTGTTGCAAAAGTTTCTGGAGGAGGATTTTCTGGACAAGCAGGTGCTTTGAAACATGCTATTGTAAAAAGTCTTTTACTTGTTTCAGATGATTATCGTAAACCTTTAAAACAAGCAAAATTAATTAGTCGTGATTCAAGAGTAAAAGAACGTAAAAAATATGGGCTTAAAGGAGCAAGAAGAGCTCCACAATTTTCAAAAAGATAG